The Neoarius graeffei isolate fNeoGra1 chromosome 10, fNeoGra1.pri, whole genome shotgun sequence genome has a segment encoding these proteins:
- the LOC132892478 gene encoding ATP-sensitive inward rectifier potassium channel 1-like codes for MTRSLHQRFRDYLAKWHIYKTRLVAKDGHCNIEYGNVGYSSHFAYVKDLWTTFVEIRWRYIIFFFVASFTLSWFIFGLLWYWIAHDNGDLWWQNPPSDHNPCIYNVFGLTSAFLYSLETQTTIGYGLRAISPYCPGAVALIIIQSIIGLLINCFWCGLVMAKIALPKKRAKTISFSNTAVICPKNSALCLQIRVANLRKTLMIGSQLYGKLLRTNVTPEGETIILDQVNIDFMVDAGKDNLFFICPLTLYHIIDKTSPFFKFASDTMLQQEFELVVFLDGVDESTSSSCQVRTSYIPQEIRWGYKFLPIISRSKEGKYRVDFSNFDRVEPVATAHCAECFYNGQSHHQSLRNGIDNQGFEVIEIIDQISADEM; via the coding sequence ATGACACGCTCCTTACATCAGAGGTTCAGAGACTACCTAGCAAAGTGGCACATTTACAAAACCCGTCTGGTAGCCAAAGATGGACACTGCAACATTGAATATGGCAATGTGGGGTACAGCAGTCATTTTGCATATGTGAAGGACCTCTGGACCACCTTTGTGGAGATCCGCTGGCGTTACATTATTTTCTTTTTTGTGGCCTCCTTCACTCTTAGCTGGTTCATTTTTGGACTTCTTTGGTACTGGATTGCTCATGATAATGGTGATCTTTGGTGGCAAAATCCACCTTCAGACCACAACCCATGCATATATAATGTTTTTGGCCTCACATCTGCCTTCCTTTACTCACTGGAAACACAGACAACTATTGGTTATGGTCTGCGAGCGATCAGTCCATACTGCCCTGGTGCTGTTGCCCTAATTATTATCCAGTCCATCATTGGTTTACTTATTAACTGCTTCTGGTGTGGACTGGTTATGGCCAAAATTGCTTTACCCAAGAAAAGAGCAAAGACCATTTCCTTTAGTAACACTGCAGTCATTTGTCCCAAAAATTCTGCACTCTGTTTGCAGATAAGAGTGGCCAACTTGCGAAAAACCTTAATGATTGGAAGCCAGCTATATGGTAAGTTGCTCAGGACAAACGTAACTCCTGAAGGTGAGACAATAATTCTCGACCAAGTCAATATTGATTTTATGGTCGATGCTGGAAAAGACAACCTCTTTTTCATTTGTCCGTTGACCTTGTATCATATAATTGACAAGACAAGTCCATTTTTTAAGTTTGCTTCAGACACAATGCTTCAACAGGAGTTTGagctggtggtgtttctggatggtGTAGATGAGTCCACCAGTTCCTCCTGCCAAGTCAGGACATCCTACATCCCTCAAGAGATTAGGTGGGGTTACAAGTTCCTACCCATCATCTCCCGCAGTAAAGAAGGGAAATATCGTGTGGACTTCTCCAATTTTGACAGAGTAGAACCAGTTGCAACTGCACACTGTGCTGAGTGCTTCTACAATGGCCAAAGCCACCATCAGAGTCTCAGAAATGGCATTGATAACCAGGGTTTTGAAGTGATTGAAATTATTGATCAAATCAGTGCTGATGAAATGTAA